The region GCGGTAAAGAAGATAGCGCGGAGTATAGATACTTCCCCGATCCTGATTTATTGCCCGTAGAAATTCCTGAAGATATGTATAATGAGGCGATTAAAATCCCTGAGCTTGCAGAGCAAAAAGTGGCTAGATATATAAAAGATTACGATATCAAAGAAGACGATGCTAAAAATTTAGTAAGTTCTGCCGAGATGGCAAAGTATTTTGAGGACTTGGTGGGCGCTAACATATCTCCAAAACTCTGCTCGACATGGCTGCTTGTAGAGCTTTTAGGAAGGCTTAAAAACGGCGTTACCATAGAGAACTCTCCTGTAAATAGCGCCAAAATGGCAACTCTTTTAGCCAGAATAGAGGACGGCACTATAAGCGGGAAGGCTGCTAAGGAGATTCTTGATTTTCTTATGGAAAACGATATAAGCGTAGATGATGCGATAGAGAAATTGGGGCTTAAGCAAGTTAGTGATGATGGAGCTATACTTGCGATTATAGATGAAATTTTAAATGCAAACACCGATAAGGTTGCCGAGTATAAAAGCGGCAAAGACAAGCTATTTGGATTTTTTGTCGGTCAGGTTATGAAAGAAGGCAAAGGCGCCTTTAATCCGTCTAAAGTCAATGAACTGCTAAAAACAAAGCTTTGATATGAAAATAGCTGTTTTTGGAGCGGGCAAATGGGGAAGCGCTCTTTTTCATGCGCTTTCTCAGAAAAACGAATGCGTAATAAGCTCTAAAACACCTCGTCAAATTCCAAATTTCGTATCTACCGATGAGGCCTTAAGGGCTGAAATTTTAGTTATGACTATTCCTTCTCAGGTCACGGGCGAGTGGCTTAAGAAAAATTTTAAAAATTACAATCAAAAAATTTTAGTAGCCTCAAAAGGAATAGAAACAAGCAGTTTAAAATTTTTAAACGAAATTTACGAGCAGTACGTCGATAGTTCAAATTTGGCTTTCTTATCAGGACCCACCTTTTCAAAAGAGGTAGAAAAGAAACTTCCTTGCGCCCTTGTCGTAAATTCTATAAATTTGTCGCTAGCCCAAGAAATTTCAAATCTTTTTCCAAGTTATATCAAGGCATATACATCAGACGATGTTATAGGGGCTGAAATTTGTGGAGCGTATAAAAACGTGATTGCCATAGCCGGTGGAATTTGCGATGGTCTTGGACTGGGAAATAACGCTAGAGCAAGTCTTATCTCAAGAGGGCTTGTCGAGATGGCGAGGTTTGGCAAGTATTTTGGCGCAAGAGACGAGACTTTTTTAGGTTTAAGCGGGGCGGGCGATCTTTTTCTTACAGCTTCAAGCGTCTTGTCGCGTAATTACCGAGTAGGACTTGGGCTTGCTAAAAACGAAAGCTTGAATAAAATTTTAAACGATCTAGGCGAAGTTGCCGAGGGTATAGATACCTCTTATGCCATAGAAAAGATTGCTAAAAAAGAGGGGATTTATACTCCTATCGTAAACGAAGTAGTCGCCATGCTTGGCGGGAAAGAGGTTCAAAAGAGCCTTATTGATCTTCTTAGCAGGAAGAAAATTTGAGAATTTTATCGAGGCTGTTTTTTTGCATTGCTATCATCACCTGCAGTTTGCTTTTTGCAAACGAAAAACCGCCGCTTCGCAAAATGATAGCCCAGATGATAATGGTGGGCTTTAACGGCGCAAATCAAAACGAAGCTAAATCCGCAATATCTGATGCTAAGTATCAAAGATTTGGCGGAGTTATGCTGCTTGGCAAAAATGTCAAAGATAAAGAGAGTCTAAAGTCTTTAACTGTAGCCTTTAAGAATGCTCAAAAAAATATATTTATAGCCATAGACGAAGAGGGCGGAATCGTAACAAGATTTAAGGATAAGGTGGGATTTGAAACCTTTATCTCTGCAAGCGAAGTGGCTAGAAAGCTTGATCTGGAAAGTGCAAAAGAGCTTTATGGTCGTATGGCTACTCAACTAAAAGAGGTCGGCGTAAATTTAAATTTCGCCCCGGTTGTCGATGTATTAGACACGGTATCTCCTATCATAGCTTCCAAGGATAGAGCCTTTAGTAGGGATATAGACGAAGTTTCTTTATATGCGAGTGAATTTTTAGACGCTTTTAGCGAAGTTGGGGTGCTAACTACGCTTAAGCATTTTCCGGGACACGGTTCTGCGCAAACGGACTCGCATAATGCAAAAACCGTGATAGAAAACTTTAACTATAATGAACTTAAACCTTATTATGATGCGATCAAAAAGAATCAAGCAAGGCTTATAATGGTTTCTCATGTCTATTTAAATCAAGAGGATAATCAAAATCCTTCATCTCTTTCTGAAAAAATTATCCAAAATTTGCTAAGGGAAAAGCTGAAATTTGATGGAGCCGTCATAAGTGATGATATGCTTATGGGAGGCTTAAAGGACTTTAGCCTTACTCAAAAAGTTGTAAATTTCATAAATGCGGGCGGAGATATTTTACTCTTTAGCGACTTTATGATAGGGGAGCAAAAAACCGCCGAATACGTAACGCAGATAATAGTTGATGCGGTAAATCAAAAGAAAATTCCAAAAGAGCGCATAGAGCTATCTTACGAGCGAATCATGAAGCTTAAGAGCGAACTTCAATAAATTTTATTCCTTGTCATCCACCTAATTTAACAATATTTTTAGACTTTTAAAATTAAATTTGAGTTATAATCTAAAATTAATATTTAAAATCTGAAATTTAAGGAGTTAAATATGGATAAAATTCAAGCTAAAGTCGAAAATTTAAAAGATGAAATGATAGCGCACAGACGCTTTTATCACTCACATCCTGAGACGGGTTGGTTTACATTTTTTACTACCGCCAGTATAGCCAAGAAGCTAAAAGACTATGGATATGGTCTAAAAATGGGGCGCGAGATAGTAAAGCCAGATGCCAGACAAGGGCTTGGCACTCCTGAGGCCGCGCAAAGGGCTATAGAAAGAGCCAAAAGCTTGCTAAGCAAAGAGGAGCAGGAATTCTTGCCTCTTATGGAGGACGGGCTTACAGGCGTAGTTGCGGATATCGATACGGGTAGGGCAGGCAAGATGACGGCGTTTAGATTTGATATCGACGGCGTGGATGTTACCGAGAGCAAAGATGAGAGCCATAGACCTGTAAAAGAGGGCTTTAGAGCCGATATAGACGGTATTACGCACTCCTGCGGACATGATGGACACATCACGATAGGACTTGCACTCGCAAAGATCATAGCTGAAAATTTAGATGATTTTAACGGCAAATTCAGATTTATATTCCAAACAGCAGAAGAGGGCACACGCGGTGCAGTAGGCATGGAGCCTATGGGCGTGGTTGATGATGTGGATTATCTGCTTGGTGGACACATCGGGTTTCAAGCTAAAGTAAATGCAGGCATAATTTGCGGCACCAACAAACTTTTGGCGACATCTAAGTTTGACGTTATCTTCACGGGTCGCTCAGCCCACGCCGCAGGAGCTCCGCAAGAAGGAGCTAATGCATTACTTGCAGCTGCCGAGGCTGCTATAAATATGCATGCTATCACGCGTCACGCCGATGGAGTAACTCGTATAAACGTGGGAGTTTTAAAGGCGGGAGAGGGCAGAAACGTGATCGCGCCAAACGGATTTATCGCCTGCGAAACTCGCGGAGAGACTACAGAGCT is a window of Campylobacter sp. CCUG 57310 DNA encoding:
- a CDS encoding amidohydrolase gives rise to the protein MDKIQAKVENLKDEMIAHRRFYHSHPETGWFTFFTTASIAKKLKDYGYGLKMGREIVKPDARQGLGTPEAAQRAIERAKSLLSKEEQEFLPLMEDGLTGVVADIDTGRAGKMTAFRFDIDGVDVTESKDESHRPVKEGFRADIDGITHSCGHDGHITIGLALAKIIAENLDDFNGKFRFIFQTAEEGTRGAVGMEPMGVVDDVDYLLGGHIGFQAKVNAGIICGTNKLLATSKFDVIFTGRSAHAAGAPQEGANALLAAAEAAINMHAITRHADGVTRINVGVLKAGEGRNVIAPNGFIACETRGETTELNEFMFNKCMDIIKGVSMIHGVDYEVKLTGGTSGGDSSPEITELYEKAAIQSPYINNDLIVKEFTFSACEDFAHFMQKVQKNGGKSGYLMIGTKLAAGHHNSCFDFDENALLAGVDVFLRSTYMLNGK
- a CDS encoding NAD(P)H-dependent glycerol-3-phosphate dehydrogenase, translated to MKIAVFGAGKWGSALFHALSQKNECVISSKTPRQIPNFVSTDEALRAEILVMTIPSQVTGEWLKKNFKNYNQKILVASKGIETSSLKFLNEIYEQYVDSSNLAFLSGPTFSKEVEKKLPCALVVNSINLSLAQEISNLFPSYIKAYTSDDVIGAEICGAYKNVIAIAGGICDGLGLGNNARASLISRGLVEMARFGKYFGARDETFLGLSGAGDLFLTASSVLSRNYRVGLGLAKNESLNKILNDLGEVAEGIDTSYAIEKIAKKEGIYTPIVNEVVAMLGGKEVQKSLIDLLSRKKI
- a CDS encoding glycoside hydrolase family 3 N-terminal domain-containing protein, with product MRILSRLFFCIAIITCSLLFANEKPPLRKMIAQMIMVGFNGANQNEAKSAISDAKYQRFGGVMLLGKNVKDKESLKSLTVAFKNAQKNIFIAIDEEGGIVTRFKDKVGFETFISASEVARKLDLESAKELYGRMATQLKEVGVNLNFAPVVDVLDTVSPIIASKDRAFSRDIDEVSLYASEFLDAFSEVGVLTTLKHFPGHGSAQTDSHNAKTVIENFNYNELKPYYDAIKKNQARLIMVSHVYLNQEDNQNPSSLSEKIIQNLLREKLKFDGAVISDDMLMGGLKDFSLTQKVVNFINAGGDILLFSDFMIGEQKTAEYVTQIIVDAVNQKKIPKERIELSYERIMKLKSELQ